The following are from one region of the Cloacibacterium normanense genome:
- a CDS encoding glutaminyl-peptide cyclotransferase — MKKTLFVSIFALFLLTSCNKDKEILDALNTYNTEMETKGYHFGDKINLPKEVTENAESISISFGDKETSDLVVDPAFFTLGDNAVTINITRDGKVLTQDATINVFAKNPEAQLTYEIVAEYPHDKANFVQGFQLEGNTIYESDGQTGQSKILKYTLGETNATTFTAQPADVFSEGSTIVGNKVYQLTWQNKKGFIYDKSSLKLLSEFPYPNVMGEGWGLTYDGKNLIASDGTKNLYFLDVNDPSKMVKYISVAGNTEVYDQLNELEYDNGFVYANVWQKPIILKINPKSGEVLAKIDFSEIVKKHNTGTDDVLNGIAFKGQNMLVTGKNWDKIYEVKIK; from the coding sequence ATGAAAAAAACACTTTTCGTAAGTATATTTGCCCTATTTTTATTGACTTCATGTAATAAAGACAAAGAGATTTTAGACGCTCTTAATACCTATAATACAGAAATGGAAACCAAAGGTTATCATTTCGGGGATAAAATAAACCTACCCAAAGAAGTTACAGAAAACGCAGAAAGCATCAGCATCAGTTTTGGAGACAAAGAAACCAGCGATTTAGTAGTAGATCCAGCATTTTTTACTTTAGGAGATAATGCGGTAACCATCAATATTACCAGAGATGGAAAAGTATTGACTCAAGATGCTACCATAAATGTTTTCGCCAAAAATCCAGAAGCGCAATTGACTTATGAAATCGTAGCAGAATATCCTCACGATAAGGCTAATTTTGTACAAGGATTTCAGTTAGAAGGAAACACCATTTATGAAAGTGATGGACAAACCGGACAATCTAAAATTTTAAAATATACCTTAGGTGAAACCAATGCTACAACTTTTACTGCGCAACCAGCAGATGTTTTCTCTGAAGGAAGCACTATTGTAGGAAACAAAGTATATCAGTTGACTTGGCAAAATAAAAAAGGTTTTATTTATGATAAATCATCGCTTAAACTTTTGTCAGAATTTCCTTATCCTAATGTAATGGGAGAAGGTTGGGGTTTAACGTATGATGGTAAAAATCTTATCGCTTCAGACGGAACTAAAAATCTATATTTCTTAGATGTAAATGATCCTTCTAAAATGGTGAAATACATCTCTGTAGCTGGAAATACTGAAGTGTATGACCAATTAAATGAATTAGAATATGATAACGGTTTTGTTTACGCTAATGTTTGGCAAAAACCAATTATTCTAAAAATTAATCCAAAATCAGGAGAAGTTTTGGCAAAAATAGATTTCTCAGAAATTGTGAAAAAACACAACACAGGAACAGATGATGTTCTTAACGGAATTGCCTTCAAAGGACAAAACATGCTTGTTACAGGAAAAAATTGGGACAAGATTTATGAAGTAAAAATAAAGTAA
- a CDS encoding SRPBCC family protein translates to MHDNVKISVKVNAPIEKVWDAITNREQMKEWYFNIPDFELKEHTAFNFFEGEDKKLHHHCEIVEIIPQKKLKHSWTYPDYTHDKTLVKWELQPENNGTLVTLTHKGLENFDHLGADFKKENFQNGWDEILNKALKNFVEN, encoded by the coding sequence ATGCACGATAATGTTAAAATCAGCGTAAAAGTAAACGCACCAATAGAAAAAGTTTGGGATGCGATTACGAATAGAGAACAGATGAAAGAATGGTATTTTAATATACCAGACTTCGAATTAAAAGAGCATACCGCTTTTAATTTCTTTGAAGGAGAAGATAAAAAATTACACCATCACTGCGAAATCGTAGAGATTATTCCTCAGAAAAAATTAAAACATTCTTGGACATATCCTGATTATACCCATGATAAAACGTTAGTAAAATGGGAACTTCAGCCAGAAAACAACGGAACCTTGGTTACTCTTACACACAAAGGTTTAGAAAACTTTGATCATCTAGGCGCTGATTTTAAGAAAGAAAATTTCCAAAACGGTTGGGACGAAATCCTAAACAAGGCTTTGAAAAATTTTGTTGAAAACTAA
- a CDS encoding VOC family protein — MATANIYLTFDGECEAAFTFYQSVLGGEIPMWNRFGEMPPQEGMPPLSEEHKNRIMHVTLPISTETVLMGSDSMPGIHTITKGNNFAISLNAQSRAEAEKLFNGLSEGGNVTMPLQDTFWGAYFGMWEDRFGIQWMVNYDDPDKIQQH, encoded by the coding sequence ATGGCTACAGCAAACATTTATCTTACTTTTGATGGAGAATGCGAAGCGGCATTCACGTTTTATCAATCGGTTTTAGGAGGAGAAATTCCTATGTGGAATAGATTCGGCGAAATGCCTCCACAAGAAGGAATGCCACCACTTTCTGAGGAACATAAAAACAGAATCATGCACGTTACACTTCCTATTTCTACAGAAACTGTTTTGATGGGAAGCGATTCTATGCCAGGAATTCATACAATTACCAAAGGAAATAATTTTGCAATTTCACTCAATGCACAATCAAGAGCTGAAGCAGAAAAATTATTTAACGGACTTTCAGAAGGAGGAAATGTAACGATGCCATTACAAGATACTTTTTGGGGAGCATATTTCGGAATGTGGGAAGACAGGTTTGGTATTCAATGGATGGTGAACTATGATGACCCTGATAAAATTCAGCAACATTAA
- a CDS encoding VOC family protein, with protein MKKILFSFQLISQLAFAQENNTSNQKNMELGAFSISLKVKDIKKSVEFYKKLGFTYKAGNIDQNWIVLKNGSTVIGLFQGFIEENTLTFNPGWDQSASEVNPFTDVREIQKKLKEKGMKVDREANETTKGPEYIVLTDPDGNSILIDQHR; from the coding sequence ATGAAAAAAATATTATTTAGTTTTCAGTTGATTTCGCAATTAGCTTTTGCTCAAGAAAATAATACTTCAAATCAAAAAAATATGGAATTAGGAGCATTTTCAATAAGTCTTAAGGTAAAAGATATTAAAAAGTCTGTTGAATTTTACAAAAAACTGGGTTTCACTTACAAAGCTGGAAATATTGACCAAAATTGGATTGTTCTAAAAAACGGAAGTACAGTTATCGGACTTTTTCAAGGGTTTATAGAAGAAAATACACTTACTTTTAATCCAGGTTGGGATCAATCAGCATCAGAAGTTAATCCTTTTACTGATGTAAGAGAAATTCAGAAAAAACTGAAAGAAAAGGGAATGAAAGTAGACAGAGAGGCAAATGAAACCACAAAAGGTCCTGAATATATCGTCTTAACAGACCCTGATGGAAATTCTATTTTAATAGACCAACATAGATAA
- a CDS encoding DUF1569 domain-containing protein, giving the protein MQNVFDAKDAQEYINRINNLTPETQRKWGKMSVDQVLAHLNVAYDLTFTPEKFPKPNFIAKFLLSRFVKSKITNEIPYKQSLPTSPVFIIADERNFEEEKAKLIGNIQRVQQLGREAFEGKENINFGKMTAQCWNNMFAKHLNHHLEQFGV; this is encoded by the coding sequence ATGCAAAACGTTTTTGATGCAAAAGATGCACAAGAGTACATCAATAGAATCAATAATTTAACACCAGAAACCCAAAGAAAATGGGGCAAAATGAGTGTAGACCAAGTTTTAGCACATTTGAATGTAGCCTATGACCTAACTTTTACGCCTGAAAAATTTCCAAAGCCTAATTTTATTGCTAAATTTTTACTTTCGAGATTTGTAAAATCGAAAATCACCAACGAAATTCCTTATAAACAGAGTTTGCCAACAAGTCCAGTTTTTATCATTGCAGATGAAAGAAACTTTGAAGAAGAAAAAGCCAAATTGATTGGCAATATTCAGCGTGTGCAACAATTGGGAAGAGAAGCTTTTGAAGGAAAAGAAAATATTAATTTCGGAAAAATGACGGCTCAATGTTGGAATAATATGTTTGCGAAACATCTCAATCACCATTTAGAACAATTTGGAGTTTAA
- a CDS encoding Crp/Fnr family transcriptional regulator has translation MKLIQELNKHIKVDAEIERFLNEECETKVFEKGEILSKQNQYNHTVFFVDEGLLRMFYYENGKDITTNFYSEGKITANIDTLFKNQPTRNNIETLEKSIITTCNFNKLEELCSVSLTAANFSRYILGNLMIEMSRRISSLQYMTAKEKYIQLLEENPNIILRAPLGMIASYLGISQETLSRIRSDI, from the coding sequence ATGAAATTAATTCAAGAACTTAATAAGCACATTAAGGTAGATGCAGAAATAGAGCGTTTTTTAAATGAAGAATGTGAAACGAAAGTCTTTGAAAAAGGTGAAATATTGAGCAAGCAGAATCAATACAATCATACTGTTTTCTTTGTAGATGAAGGTTTGCTAAGAATGTTTTACTACGAAAACGGAAAAGATATTACCACTAATTTTTATTCAGAAGGAAAGATTACGGCTAATATAGATACTCTTTTTAAAAACCAACCTACTCGAAATAACATAGAAACGTTAGAAAAATCTATAATTACCACTTGTAATTTCAATAAATTAGAAGAATTATGTTCGGTTTCGCTTACTGCGGCAAATTTCAGCAGATATATTCTAGGAAACTTAATGATAGAGATGTCGCGCAGAATTTCTTCGCTGCAATATATGACGGCAAAAGAAAAATACATTCAATTGCTTGAAGAAAATCCTAATATCATTCTAAGAGCTCCACTCGGAATGATTGCGTCTTATTTGGGAATTTCTCAGGAGACTTTAAGCCGCATCAGAAGTGATATTTAA
- a CDS encoding ABC transporter permease — MKQLRYLLKREFHLFFTNKTMLSVFFMAPIFYALLLGFTYEKGKVTDIPVIVINHDQTPLSNQIVDMLDDNQTLKVLNYVDEPAILKDEIIKTEAGAVVIIPERFEANMLQKKYPEINVYLNTSNVLTANFASKAIQLTLGTFSAGAEMKALQKKGMNADQAKANIEPYKANYITLFNTTSNYLIFMWPAMMAVVLQQVILLAMAVTFSEEFKRDSFIKDFAGKHKYAILVMAIKCLPVWIFSNLNILFFYLCSLYFKIPAPENAMNFFLITAIFVVAATNLGVLVSIMVPDALKATQILMVIASPAFIISGFTWPNYAMPDFITYFTKIIPLTPYLEALKIMVVEKGSDYLTQKYFWHLFILGWVYFLLGWIALKIKIKMLFKEYHLSEDYDDQRFV, encoded by the coding sequence ATGAAACAGTTAAGATACCTTTTAAAAAGAGAGTTTCATTTGTTCTTCACGAACAAAACAATGCTTTCTGTATTTTTTATGGCTCCCATTTTCTACGCGCTTTTGTTAGGTTTTACCTACGAAAAGGGAAAAGTGACAGATATTCCTGTAATTGTGATTAATCATGACCAAACTCCTTTGTCTAACCAAATTGTTGACATGTTAGATGATAATCAAACGCTTAAAGTGCTGAATTATGTAGATGAACCAGCGATTTTGAAAGATGAGATCATCAAAACAGAAGCAGGAGCAGTTGTTATAATTCCGGAGCGTTTCGAGGCGAATATGCTGCAAAAGAAATATCCAGAAATTAACGTTTATCTCAATACTTCGAATGTGTTAACCGCTAATTTTGCTTCAAAAGCGATTCAATTAACCTTAGGAACTTTTTCAGCAGGTGCCGAAATGAAAGCTTTGCAGAAAAAAGGAATGAATGCAGACCAAGCAAAAGCCAATATAGAACCTTATAAAGCCAATTATATTACGCTTTTTAACACCACGAGTAATTACTTAATTTTTATGTGGCCAGCAATGATGGCGGTGGTTTTACAGCAAGTTATTCTTTTGGCGATGGCAGTTACGTTTTCCGAGGAATTTAAAAGAGATTCTTTTATAAAAGATTTTGCAGGGAAACACAAATATGCGATTTTGGTAATGGCGATTAAATGTTTACCCGTTTGGATTTTTTCCAATTTAAATATTTTATTCTTTTACTTGTGTAGCTTGTATTTTAAAATTCCAGCTCCAGAAAACGCTATGAATTTCTTTTTGATAACAGCAATTTTTGTAGTAGCAGCAACCAATTTAGGCGTTTTGGTAAGTATTATGGTTCCAGATGCGCTCAAAGCGACTCAGATTTTAATGGTAATTGCTTCTCCTGCGTTTATCATCAGTGGATTTACTTGGCCAAATTATGCGATGCCAGATTTCATTACTTATTTCACTAAAATTATTCCTTTAACACCATATTTAGAAGCTTTGAAAATTATGGTGGTAGAAAAAGGTTCCGATTATTTAACCCAAAAATATTTCTGGCACTTGTTTATTCTAGGTTGGGTTTATTTCCTTTTAGGTTGGATAGCTTTGAAAATCAAAATCAAAATGCTGTTCAAAGAATATCATCTCTCTGAAGATTATGACGACCAGAGGTTCGTTTAA
- a CDS encoding HlyD family secretion protein, with the protein MKNYIVKSLFLVTLLSLGACKNETPQQLTEGKTKKEVVSFAPKVTGRILKIYVEEGQTVKAGDTLAMLDVPEVSAKIAQAKGATAAATAQAQMAKNGATADQLRQLKAKQKGLAEQYEYAQKSFKRAQNMYKDSLLSPQNYDEAFAKLQGAKAQYDAVNAELHDVEIGTRLEKIEMAIGQENQARGVLQEANVAYSERYIIATNDMEIETISLNVGELATAGYALFNGYIPNSTYFRFTIPESKISKYQKGMTVNMKSTYGNQEFSGKIVSIKQLTKYADITTAFPDYQPEDAVYEIKVIPTDRAKVNNILVNSSVTLK; encoded by the coding sequence ATGAAAAACTATATTGTAAAATCTTTATTTTTAGTAACCTTACTTTCTCTAGGAGCTTGTAAAAACGAAACTCCACAACAATTAACCGAAGGAAAAACTAAAAAAGAAGTTGTTTCTTTCGCGCCAAAAGTTACCGGTAGAATTTTAAAAATTTATGTAGAAGAAGGACAAACCGTAAAAGCAGGAGATACCCTCGCAATGTTAGACGTTCCCGAAGTTTCAGCGAAAATTGCTCAAGCAAAAGGAGCCACTGCTGCAGCAACTGCACAAGCACAAATGGCGAAAAACGGCGCAACCGCAGATCAACTTCGTCAGTTAAAAGCCAAACAAAAAGGGTTAGCAGAACAATATGAATATGCTCAAAAATCTTTTAAAAGAGCGCAAAATATGTACAAAGACAGTTTGCTTTCTCCACAAAATTATGATGAGGCTTTCGCAAAATTACAAGGCGCAAAAGCTCAATATGACGCAGTGAATGCAGAATTACATGATGTAGAAATCGGTACAAGATTAGAAAAAATAGAAATGGCAATCGGTCAAGAAAACCAAGCGAGAGGTGTTCTCCAAGAAGCCAATGTTGCCTATTCTGAAAGATATATTATCGCAACCAATGATATGGAAATTGAAACCATTTCTTTAAATGTAGGCGAATTGGCAACTGCAGGTTATGCTTTGTTCAACGGTTACATTCCGAACTCTACTTATTTCCGTTTTACCATTCCAGAAAGTAAAATTTCTAAATATCAAAAAGGAATGACCGTTAATATGAAATCTACTTACGGAAATCAAGAGTTTTCAGGAAAAATAGTTTCCATCAAACAATTGACAAAATATGCAGATATTACCACAGCATTCCCTGATTATCAACCAGAAGATGCGGTTTACGAAATTAAAGTAATTCCTACAGATAGAGCAAAAGTGAATAATATTTTGGTGAATTCTAGCGTAACTTTAAAATAA